Part of the Lotus japonicus ecotype B-129 chromosome 6, LjGifu_v1.2 genome, AACTTGTGAGGTTTGGATTTAGTGCTGTCAAAACCCCTTAAGTCACTGCAGTCATGACTTTATAGCCATGcaaatttgaaaaaatcaattttatgtGAACGTGATGATTGTCATTTTAAATCCGGCTACTAAACTTTGACTGCAGTGACTTGAGGGGTTTTCGCAGCACTAAATCCTAGTTACTATTTCattcttttatgtttatgaCTGAAATGCTTATTTCTGATCATTGACATGACCTCGTGTTGAGGGTTTGAAGGATGAGAGCTAAGCAACTAACAATGGTTCTCTTGTTGCAGGTTATGGATCCTGTATATATGCGGGAAGGTGAGAATGTGACTCTCTCTTTGTACACCCATTATCAATTAGATTTACAAGTTATAATCGTGTTTAACTTTTAAATCTAATCAATTGAATATTTTCATGTCAGTTCTATCTTGAGCACTGGAGGTGGGAGTTTGCCTTCTACGGCACTTGGACCTATAGGTCCTGTTGGTGTGAGTTTGAAGCTGCAAGTGTCAAACCTTCCATATTTGTTATCTATTTCTAGTGTTATTTTTGCTCTGGTGCTGTAATGGTCTTAAGGTCCATATGCTTTTAGCATGAAATTCAATGATCATTTGAATGTATTTTTGCTCTTCACATCTGTATACTTATCGTATGATGGTCATTGTGATGTATACTCTCAAGGTATGTAGTTGCAAAATTTAGTGCTTTAGGATAAGCCAAACGAGATATTGGGCCTTCAAGAAATGACTGTCATTGTTCGTTAGACAAAACTAAATACCCCACCCACAAATTCACATACACTGATACACACCACCTTGAATCCTGTAACTTATAAAAATATCCTCAGCATTTCTGAGTTTTCATTCCTGAATAAAATTTAATTGGGAAGCTATTCCTGAAAAAAAATTGGGAAGCTAGATGTACACATTTCTTTCCACAATCTATTATTTACCGCATACGAGTCAAAAATTAACTACCTCAACATATGTCCCACGGAAGCTAAATAACTAACAGCCACAAACTTAGTGAAGTTTTATTGAAGCACTGCATTCTAGTTTGTAGTGTGTACGAAAGCACAACATACCGCAAACTAAAATGCGGTAGTTTAATGTACAACAATCGGTGTAATACAACAAATCAGTTAGCGAGTAAGAAAATACACAAGATGGATAGAAAATTCAACATCATAGCCGATTTAAACATTGTAGATGGGATTGAAATTTACCATAAATAATTATACAATTCAGGCTTCCCTCACTGATACAAACACTCATTGATTGCTAATTTCGGTCAAACTGAGTCATCAGATTCATCAGAGTCACTCCTATCAGGATCCCCTGCATTTGTAAGAGTCTCCGGAGCATCATGCTTTGGTTCAGGTGTAGGTGCAGTTTTTTTATTAGCACCTCGCACATTCTCATCCCCTTCTTGCTCAGCTGCTACCACATGTGAGTCTCGGTCAAGGAAATATCCAAAGTTAAGCTTTTTTACACTATCAATAAATCAACAAAGTATGTGCTCGGTTTCACTTATGGAAACCACATCTAAGTCAGAAAATCATGTTAAATCACAAACTAAAATGTGCatcttttgagataacatgctCTAGAGTGTATGTGCCACATGCACATAAAACAGACTAAAACTTCATTTTGCCATTGATGCAAAATACTATTCTGGTTTATCCCATGAACCCAATGCAAAGGAGAGAAAAGCTAATGTGTTAAAAGGGGCAAAAGAGTAAGCAACGACAATGATCTCATCAACCATGAATTTCTAAGAGAAATTTTTTGAAGTGGAGTCATAAATTTGTATCTAAGATTCGGGAAGTTCTATAAATAGATGTTTGAAACAAAAAGGACAAAAAGATATCAAAATTGTCAGCAACCATGAATTTAAAAGAGAGAAATCTTAAAGTGGAATCATACATTTGTGTATCTAATCTTAGAATGCTCAATAATAAGCTTTTTGAAACAAACAAGACAAAAGGATATCAAAACTGTCAGCTGTTCCTCCTGCCATGATTTTGAGAAGGTCTTTCTCAACACGGGATACAAGCTCAGGCTGCAAAATGAGGGGAAATTAAGGTAACTAAGAGATCGAACATGCTGACACACACATATACATTTAGAGAGGTAATGCTAAGTTAACATTATGCGAAAGAACAGCATACATTAAGATCAGGTTCTCTGCGGAATCTACGCTTGCGAGCATCTCTCATGGGAGGGGTAAGGCCATGCCTGTACTCAATCTCATCTGGAGCAGCATCACCAGATTCCCTCACCATAATCATCTGTTAGTTGGGTTCATAATGCAGGCAGTTAGTAAGTTGTATGAACCTAAGGAGTAAAATTACGACAGAGAATAATTATGGATACTTCACCTGACCAATATCAGCACTCTTAATCAAAGAGTTGTCATCATAAGTCTTGTATGATTCAACGACACAAGGAAGGTCTAATAAAGAAGCTGGGAAGTGCTCATCCTCGATCGCAAATGTACCGCTCCTTCCATCCTCATTAAATGACAAATCTAATGACTTGTCTTcagatgaagaaggattgttttcATTCAGAAGACGCTCTATCCGCTCCGCGACATTAGGTGGAACTCTAAGTATGAATTGCTCCTCCATAACTTAAACCACTAGGTTGAGTTTGGAATCGTTACAAATGGGAAATGATTTGATCTAGAAATCACATAACAGACTTTAATTCAGTTGATTTACAAAAATCTATAAAACCTAGCGCAAGTAAGATAAAATAAGGAGAACCAGAAGAATCAAAAAGCATAACAGAATGTAACCGTAATATAATCATTGACAGCAAAATCAACACAAGATAGTGATCAATTATACAAACAAGAACATGAAAAAATCAAAGCCGAACCCTAATTATAATTGAAAAcatacagagagagagagagagacgaagagaatgagaatgaaacCCGGAAAATTGGCGGCGACGGTGGCAGGGTGGCCTGAAGTTGGTGGCGAGCGGTGGCAGAAGACACGTGGTAAGGGAGGAGGGATGGATTTTCGATTTGAGAATGAGAAACAGACAGTGAGTCTATTCCCTCTGTATTCTTTACACAACCGACTACCGAGAGAAAGAGATCAGTAAATTTTTTTTCCCGATATTTCCACTGGTATGGAAAATTCCCCCTATTTtattattgttaattttttcaaatatattatttatttttaaattttattttaggaaaatgCTTTACCGCACGAGAGACGAGATTCGTCTGTTAATTGGTTAATggaatttaattatattaattaatagactttttttttattgttttagaaACATGATTGGCTGAAAAAGCAATTCGTTGAATTCTTACTAAGACAATTCGAgcaaaagtctttttttaattaaatcaaGCAAAAGTCTTGCAAGACGAGCCAAAGCCTCAACTCTTTAAATGCAAAAAAAATCTGTTAGGCATAATTTTCATTGTTTATATGTCAGGTGACGAGTAAGATAAAATTAGTCATTATCAATAGAATGTCTAATAGGTTGCGACTTACGCTAACAAATGGCGACTTATGCTAATAGGTGATGAGTGAGTCGAATAACAAGTTGTTGAGTAGGCTGAATGACACGTTGCTGAGCAAGCAAGGCCAGCCGTATGTTTTTTAGCAAACAGTTCGAACATGTGTTAGTCGAAAGTATGCCCATGAGAAGCAAAGTGTCCCCAAAAGGAGGCGGACCATTTAAAAAATTTGTGATGGAGAGAATAAATCATCGCCAGGTATCTCTGATTTGAGAATTAAAAATATTCTCCAACTAATTTGCATTCAATAGTTTCACTGAAATGTAGGTAAGAGTTCAAAACTTGTAGAGAATCGTGGTGGGTTAGAGGTCGTCGAGAAAAAATTATGGCACAAAGGGCGACCATTAAAAAACGCTCGCCTGAGAAATGGTGTTTACGTTGCgttaatatattgatatgaaGTTAAGAAATGTTTTGAATCATGTCTAAAGTCTTAAATAAAACAGAAATCCAATGGGGTTTATCTTGCTAAGATGCAATCAAAAGGAAATAAAAGGGTGAGATAAAGAGTAGTTTCTTGAGTTGATTGGTTTTCTTATGGGACACCGGTCAAGATTTTAGAGCAGAATCTTTCTTCCTTAGCATTCTCATCCTCCACGCGTTTTGGCTCCACCAGCTATGAGcgaatcttcttcttcaaccgtTCAATCTATAGAGGTTCTTTCCAAAAACTTCAGCGGTTGAAGTCGCACAATCCCTTTTTTCTTTCCATATCTCTCTTCATGTGGTATGTTTTTAAAATATGGTTGGGAATTTAGGGTTTAATTTGGGGGATGTGCGTGTTCTGAAATTTGGGTGGAAACAATTAATgtttaaatagttttttttatctACATGACGCGCTAACACGTGTCACGTTAATTAATGAATGCCAATTCAATTTCTCTATTACTAGTTTAtgacccgtgccttgcacggggaATTGAATTTTGAATGAATGTTTAAAATTTGttgattaaatattaattaattttattggtTAATCAAAGTGATGTGGtttggttttattttatttcagtaTTTCTGcacatttgtttttgtttcttttttattgaaGCATAAAgttttttgagaaaataaatagACCATTGTTGACGTAGTTGTTGCTGCAAAGCACAGTGTTTTAGGGGCAAATTTATGAGATCGATATGTGAAAATAGAACAAAACTTTCGAATAATGGTAAATGTTCGACTGTGGTGTAAATGTAATGTAGCCGAAAAAAACGTGAGGTTACACTTTAAAACTGCCAAAACTCAATATTGTTAAATGACATCATTTGGGCATCATTCTCGAGCTCCCAATGGCGAGTTCTAAATCCTGTAGTATTCACAGTAAAGATAAATGATTTTGATGTCATGTAATATTTGTGGATAAATTCAATAATGTAGTTATAAGCAACAATGATTTAGAAATTAGAGTATGAAATTTGACctttgatttgatttttgaaATCATGTCATGGGTTGTGCAAATTTTGAGGACGTTAAATGTTGATTTAAACTTCATGTCGAAGTTGTCTTTTTCTTCTACCTTGAATATAATTTGCTTATGCACCAAATCACCAATTTCTTTGAAAGGGGACGTTCCATGTTGCCACTCTAtaatttaattcataatttaattaaagaGTAGTGTTATTTACATGTACATGTTCACCTTGTTCATATTTTCTAGTATTTGAGCAAAGCACAACCAATTTCTTTTGGGGGGGGTTCCATGCTGTCACtctatattaattttaaataaaaagaaaaaaattagtatCTTATCAattcataatttaattaaagatTAGTGTTATGTACATGTACATGTTCAcctttttcatattttctagTATTTCTTTGCTTTTTTGATTGAGCAAAGCACAACCATCACGATAAAAAATTGACAGAGTTGCTGATTCAATATTATCCGCAACATTAACTAACAGTTTATACctaatttaaacataaaaaaattaaattaattgaatataatcaaattaattaaattatggtAATTGGAGTTTACCGTGTGGTAGAATTTATGTACGTGTAACAATTCGAACAATAACAAAGTGCTCGGATGTTTTTAGTGGTCgaatgttattatttacatattAAACATGTTTGTGTTTTATAGAGAAGTTTATTTTAGAATttagataaaaaatataaaatgtatCTTGATGCTTTGTTACTGCTCCCAGTAATATGATAACAACAACATGCTTGTTATCTCCTGGACATAGAACTGCATGCAAATCATTGATAAATTCGTCGTATAAcaaacatttaaattttttccTGCAGAAATAATCAATAAATGTCGCTTAATTTTTTTGTCGGcagttaaaaatatttttgttttttcggTTTATTATGATAAAAGCTAACTTGCCCTTGAGATTCGATTTCAATGTTTGATATTGGTTGCCACTCCGTCCTGCTCATATTCTTGATAGTTTTCGATGTGCGTAATTTCCCCCATTAGTTATGTTTTCATGTTAACGTAAATGCTTGCAAGTGATAACCTACGTGAAATTATTTAAATCAAGTGATTTATTTACCAACCAAGTATTTCTCATCGAAGTCAGGGTTAAGAACATCATGCACGTTGTCAAACTTCATCTCACGCAGAGGAACCATACTTTCATTATATTTAAATATCCTTGTTTTATTCACTAAATGTATCTTATATTTGTGCCTAGATGCACTTAAACCTTGGAAATTATGCTATACGAAAAATCTTTAAAGCCGTATACTAATCACTCATTGATTATTTTTGCAAAGCGTTCTGAATTGCTTAGCATACACTCTACGTGTATTGTTTGACCTACCAATGGAGAAGGTTCATATCGATGTAAGTCTTTGAAGTAAAGTAAACTATATTGggatatttaaaaataaagttaGTGTTTTTTGTTACTAACCTTTCGATTCATCAACAATAGATTATAGATTGATGGAGGATTCCCTTCCCATTCGACTTCTATATTCCAAACTCTGATGACTCTGACAACAATTTTCCAATCATGAGTTGTAGGATTTATTTGGTAAAGATTACTGATGCGAGGATCATGATGTAAATACtcagaagaaaaggaaaaataacttGTGTTGTAATGGAAAATAGTTTGGTGCTATGCTATGAGTAAGGAAATATATATAGTTGTTGCTCTCAAATGATGCAATGCAATCAgactttttttgatttttttttcttttttgaattttaacacgaaaattatgtttaatttttttgattttttaaaagtattttttatGTGCGAATTCAATGCTTGACATTAATTCCTTGActaataattttataataaaaaagccAATATTAGGCATTTTTTGAACGTTTAATTTTCGTTGTTGTAGTGTTTTGTTTGTTTACAAaaattattctattttttaattGTTCTTTCTATTTTAGTTACTTGGAAATAGGATAACAAAATGTTTCAATTctttttcattataaattttCGTATTCTATATATCACGAAACAAATGGTGAAATAGAATATAATAAAACCAAACTACAATTTATTAGTGTGACAGTTTGCCTTTTTCACCCAGTTTGCCTCTTTCACCCAGTTTGGCTCATTGCTCATCCCTTAATGGAATACTACTTTCGTTCCTTATTACGCTTTCACTttgaggaaaaaaattattcatttataTCTTTTCACTTAGAATTTTAATatagcattaaatgatgtttttccgaGAAATACCCTTAtaggaacaataaatgaggaaagat contains:
- the LOC130723300 gene encoding transcription initiation factor TFIID subunit 7 yields the protein MEEQFILRVPPNVAERIERLLNENNPSSSEDKSLDLSFNEDGRSGTFAIEDEHFPASLLDLPCVVESYKTYDDNSLIKSADIGQMIMVRESGDAAPDEIEYRHGLTPPMRDARKRRFRREPDLNPELVSRVEKDLLKIMAGGTADSFDILLSCLFQKAYY